One Vigna unguiculata cultivar IT97K-499-35 chromosome 7, ASM411807v1, whole genome shotgun sequence genomic region harbors:
- the LOC114189794 gene encoding photosystem II reaction center W protein, chloroplastic-like, translated as MATISAATTTPSITCLVQKRPLGVSSPVLGLPKMGKVGKVRCSMEEKPCVKESSSSMGMGASLMAATCAAVMSGPAMALVDERLSTEGTGLPFGLSNNLLGWILLGVFALIWALFFVYTSTLEEDEESGLSL; from the exons ATGGCAACCATCTCCGCTGCTACCACCACCCCCTCGATCACATGTCTCGTGCAAAAGCGGCCTCTTGGGGTCTCATCTCCTGTTCTTG gATTGCCAAAAATGGGTAAGGTGGGAAAAGTGAGGTGTTCCATGGAGGAAAAACCTTGTGTGAAGGAAAGCAGCTCAAGCATGGGGATGGGAGCATCTCTGATGGCAGCCACCTGTGCTGCAGTGATGTCAGGCCCAGCCATGGCCTTGGTGGATGAGAGACTCAGCACTGAGGGAACCGGGCTTCCCTTTGGGCTTAGCAACAACCTTCTTGGTTGGATCCTGTTGGGTGTCTTTGCTCTTATATGGGCTCTCTTCTTTGTCTACACTTCAACTCTTGAAGAGGATGAAGAGTCGGGCTTGTCCCTTTAA